The Cylindrospermum stagnale PCC 7417 genome segment GCGTCAAAAATATTTGTGTTTAGACTAAACCCACCTTCTGCCTCCCTGCCTGCCAATTCACCTCCGACGGCGCTAGCTTCGGCCATCAACAGTAAAAAAGTCCCCATGATTTTTCATCCACAACTGCGCTGCCATTGCCTAACATTATCTGACGCTGCCAACTGATGTTTGGCAAGTCATTTTTGACAATGTCTCTTAACGTTTCCAATCTAAGTTTTTGTGAGTTAGCGCTGGTTTACCAGATCGGCTCCTAAAAGCTTGACTAACATTTGGCGACTGAGGGCATCTACTTGTTGCTCTAACGAAGCCAGAGCTTGTTGTTTTTGCTGTTCAATTTCACCAGATGCTTGTTCTCTTTTTGCTTGGGCTTCTTGTTGCGCTGCTGCGATTTTCTGAGCAGCGATTTTTTGGGCTTCGGCTTGAGCTGTGGCAATAATTGCTTGCGCTTGACGTCTAGCTCCTGCTAGGTCTTGCTCATATTGCTGCGCCAATTTTTCCGTTTTTGACAAGCGTTCCTGAGCGTCTAATTGATTTTTGCGGATGTATTCATTCCGTCCATCAATAGCATTGCCCAGTGGTTTGTAAAGAGTTGCGTTCAATACAAGGGCTAGAAGTAGAAACTGGATTGCCATCAAAGGCAGGGTAGCATCTAAATCAAAAAGTCCCCCTTCTTTGGCAACCTTTTCTACAGCCAATAAGGTGATCCAGTGTGTCATGGTTGCTTATTCCTATCTACTATTTTAGTCCTGAGTAATGATTCCTGAGTTAGGAGTTAGGAGTCAGACCCCTAACTTTTCTACTCAGCACTCATTACCCAGAACTCAGCACTGATTATGCGAAGGGGTTAGCAAACAATAGCACTAGAGCAACTACTAGACCGTAGATGGTTAGCGCTTCCATGAATGCCAAGCTTAACAGCAATGTACCGCGAATTTTGCCTTCAGCTTCTGGCTGACGAGCAATACCTTCTACAGCTTGTCCGGCTGCATTACCTTGACCAATACCGGGGCCGATTGCAGCCAAACCAACAGCTAGAGCAGCAGCGATGACGGAAGCAGCAGAAACCAATGGATCCATGATATTCTTTCCTTACTTTACTGAATCGAACGGGTCTTGAAGTTGTAGTTTACATTCACCCCTTTTTCAGCGCCTACCAATGTGCTGAACTCAGGGATTGGGAATTTTCCACTCCGGTTGCACTGAGGTCACTGAAAAGTGAGTTATCATCTGAGGGTGTTTTAATGCCCCTCATGCTCCTCGCCACCATGATGATCTTCCATCGCTTCGCCGATGTAAGCAGCAGCTAAGGTGGCAAAAATTAGTGCCTGAATGGCGCTGGTAAATAGTCCCAAAGCCATTACTGGCAAAGGCACGAACAAGGGCACTAGCAGTACCAGCACTCCCACTACCAGTTCATCAGCTAAGATGTTACC includes the following:
- a CDS encoding F0F1 ATP synthase subunit B', which produces MTHWITLLAVEKVAKEGGLFDLDATLPLMAIQFLLLALVLNATLYKPLGNAIDGRNEYIRKNQLDAQERLSKTEKLAQQYEQDLAGARRQAQAIIATAQAEAQKIAAQKIAAAQQEAQAKREQASGEIEQQKQQALASLEQQVDALSRQMLVKLLGADLVNQR
- the atpE gene encoding ATP synthase F0 subunit C, with amino-acid sequence MDPLVSAASVIAAALAVGLAAIGPGIGQGNAAGQAVEGIARQPEAEGKIRGTLLLSLAFMEALTIYGLVVALVLLFANPFA